The Acropora muricata isolate sample 2 chromosome 4, ASM3666990v1, whole genome shotgun sequence genome contains the following window.
TAAACAAAAAACTATGCATTGGATGCAAAAAAGGTGGAAAGGAAAAACACCAAGAATAATTGACAGCGTTTCTTTATCAAGAACTAAGGCTGGCAGTAAAACGGTTACTGGGAGCTTAGCTTAACTTGAATCACTCACCATTTCCATCATTTCAGGATCATCGAAGTCGTAAATAATGTGCTCCAAGATGTCTCGATCAGCCACAAAACCCAGAGCTCTGAACACAATCATGATTGGAATTTCTTGCCTGATATATGGTAGAGTTCCCACAATACGCTGTCCAATGGCACTCTTGCGACCTCCCTGGCTTCCTTTAGCCAGCATTGAGACCCACATTGTACTCGTGGGTCGTGATGAATGTTCCAAGCAAGACCGGATTTCTGCCGTGAAGGAATACTTTGAATCCTTTTTAGAGAACACATAAACCGTATTGGTGGCCATTTTCTCTTGAGCGATAAGTACTTTCTCCGATCCATTGATGATAAAGTAACCTCCAGGGTCCAAGGGACACTCGTTAAGTTCTGTTAAATCACGATCAGTCTGGCCATTTAACAGGCAGTAAGTGGAACGCAGCATGATTGGAATCTTGCCAATGAACATTTTGCTGTGTTGTGTGACGGCAGAATCATCGTCTTCTTTGATCATTGTTTTGGTTATATCAACATAAAGAGGAGCTGAATAACTGagataaacaatttaaaataattttagcTGTGGatagacaataatattattgtaataaatCACTAGTGTACTCCATACAGAATGCTTTAACAATAACAGAACGGAGAAGGTCATGACAATCAATcaatgaacaacaacaacaaaaaaacaaaagaacaataacaaCTAGTGAATTCATAATCTTAACATGCATCAACAGTTACTGAGAAAGAAAACACTCAAAGGATGTGGGAATTCatcaattataataaataaatcatgTTGGCTGAATTTTCACATAATATAGTATGTAGTATGTTAAGGAGTAATAgtatacttaacagttattcttcgaggacgcgccggatacaagctgatatatataaccaatgaggccgtaggccgagttggttattatcagctcatatccggcaagtccgagaagaataactgttttagtaaattttcaagcaattctcttgatttttttcgggtgaaacttcctcaaatcgtgacattttctttaccaaagACGCCGAGAATGAAtgttttccgacctccaaaatttcagcacaagaaattcgccatcagtgtTTCCTAATTTGGTCAAatttaacgataatggctcacatcatgggcttagggagccaatcagaaagctggaaaatcattatcctgagctaaaaatttactaatttgcATTATTTCacaggaaaataaaatttatcttAAAACTAAAACCTTCAATACCGTACTCatggcaaaaaaatttcaagacaATATCAGAACTATACACTAAAACCATGAAGTGAACTTGAACTTACGTAAGATTTCTAAGCCTAGCTTCATTTGGCATCATAGGGCTTGGAGCGCCATCCTTTTCCCAGTGAGTAGGCTTGGAAAGATAAATTTGTTCAAATTTGAGGAGATATCTTGGCTGCAATTTTAAAGCAACAGTGTTAATTTTAAGCCATTGGTATACATGGagtttaaaattattaattcatgTAACTTACAGCCCAGGAAAACCCAGAAACCCACAAATTTTCTTCCACACTCCCTCCCTCCACCCTGCCTATGTATTTCATACTAATTTTAGTTATTGCGGCGGAGTGAGCGTggcgagcgagcagcaacatactgtaaacaggatttaagaagaatataataatatacaagGGAGTACAAATTCTcaaattcaccactttttaccacaatgcattgcatttaaccagactgtACTGCGCCACTTATTACCAGAGCGCATCGCGCCACAAACAATACAAGGATATCACACCATGGAGCCATTCTTGATGCAGCACGTGAAAGATTGTAAATCTGGACaattaattattgtaacatcttaattttaaacttggtcaaattctcaaatgaagagaaatggtcgttactaaagattatacaataattgaaccaaagcaaaacagtacaatagcacaattatctggaatatagcacaagataattcCGTTTTTTCAATCTATActtactcgaaatcaagaaaatacgagcCTGctggacatggagtattttgaaaataattcgtCGGGAAGCTAGCAACATGATATGTTgtgatttgcatacaattactcgtctgtcgagcgggtttagaaatttgcatagtgaatgtaaggctacacatatttaacaacttcttggtgatctgggacaaggtagcactcgatgaatcggaTATTGGGCACAGATAaactcaaaatactagaaatacggtGCTGCCGGACATGAAGTACAAGAATTTAAcactgtatttagcaacatctaagtgatttaacaaaacatagcacaatataatgcagttttttctatctgtaCTAACTCGACATCGACAAAATAATTATGGACTACCGggcatggagtattttgaaaacctcatccggctgccggaaattgagacagcgttcctttttatccaaacatgaatttaagctaaaGCTTTAACATTTGCATACATCGCGGTGGAACCGTCCTCGACAccctctgtcaacattctagagacatttaaagcttatcagtacagaatcattgtgagttagatttcggttgctagaattttcatgtttcgattctcgcgatctggtaaaggggaggtCGATATGTATCATTTTATGTCCCACATAGTTTGGATCATgcactatatgcttttttgtcacatgccttgccacaccttgccatttatagttgtaaatcattgttcaaaacattctaataagccacttgggacaccttaaaaactcattcaaatactagtaggtgatggaaattgtctttttcgagcattatcttacactgtaacaggtagacaaataatattatactcgagtgagTATTATTTAGTCAGTTGGCCAGAAagaaagttagggtaaaaggcatagaaatattaagcgctgcttctctcttaccactgacatttttgtttacacccaatttggggatacatacaaatggcAAATATAAAAGTGAGATCCTCACAAACCCACACCTGTCAAAGTTTGTAACATTAATTGCAAACCCCCACCCCAAGTTTGAATTCGTCTAAGTATGAAGTCAGTGAACTACATGTAAACACCCCAATCCAGTGCTTGGACCagatagcatttgaggtgggaagggtgctcttcaatattaattttggaaACACATCATGATTTAACACTACACtgtactttaagaaataaaggttactgtaagtcatagcAAATGCAGGTTGATGTGTCACtgcttaaaataatttatgtcactgtcaacagaatgtgccgcagcatttctatgTCTTAGATATCCTAGTAATAAggtaataatataatattattgcatGCATGTTGACTTCACCGAATGCAGTACCACATTTTTGTTCCAGCCCTAGCATACTGCCTTGACAACCCTTGTTGGCTGTTAAGTAACTAGAACAAAATTAGTCTTTGACAGGGAAGAAAACCATCCCCGGGACTTCCTTGGCCATGCAGATTtccatgttttttattttcgtcAGCATGCTGATAACaatctataattattattttaatagttCTAATAGGAAGTCTATGCTTTTCAAAAGAATGCTTACTGGTGTTTCAGTATCTGAAGTCATGTGAAGTGACTCAGCTTGCAGGTCAATTTCCGGGGAGTCTTCAACAATTCGCTGCACAGACATTTGAATAAACTCGTCAAAGGAATCCAACTGTTGACGAACCAGACCTTTTTCGTCAAAATATGAACTGATAACAATCCAGCACGCTTCTTGCCACAGATCCCGAGTGATTTCTTCCCCGTCGTCATCGTCATATACAGCATCTGTGACGGGAAAGCATTACAGCATTTGGTCATACCTTGCCAATGTTGTCTCAGCAAATTTAATGTTgtaaacaacaattcaaaaatCACTTTTTCTTACCATCGTCGGGATCATACATGGTTGCTGTATTATCTCCTGGTATTTACAATTCTAACTCGAACTTTGTTTTGATTATCAGCAGTTTCAATCCCACGATTGCAACGGATTCTACACAACTGCTCCTTCCTTGCCAAGCGCCTCCGCCATTGCAGCCGAAGCTGAATAAGGAGAGCAGAGAACTGGAAAAGAGTCTTACGTCACAGGAAACCATCTTCTTTAGAGTTATGAAACAAGAGTAAAAGTCACAGGCTCCTTGTGCAAACTGATACTAAAAGAATGTTAATAGGAATAAAAGAGTTATTTTTAAccaatttattgttttccatCTGTTCAGACCATTTAACTTACCAGAAGACTATGACGATGGAAATGCAGATCATGATCACATCTAATCTAGtggaaaataagtaaaaatttTCTCGATATGACCAACACGTAGGGCAAAGATTGGAGAAATAATgggaaaagaacaaaaaataaattacttaATTCCAATCTATGCAAAATCACGTTGGGGGTGGATGACCTGTGTATTTGACGCAATGTATTGTGGGTGAAACCAAATATAGCGCGAAGAACGCTACGAGTCGCCACAACAAATGAGCGTTTTGTTTCGATTTTTGGGAAGTTTTGTTCTTGGCTTAATGATGGAACCGTAGGAAAGCGCAGTAAGTAAAACAAGCATTTCATTCTTGTAGTTTATTCTGGTGCATCGTCAGCTAAACAAGAGTTTTGTTTAATACTCATGTACTCCCTCGAGCACGTTTCGATGGTAACCATGCATCCGCAAAATTAGAATCAAACAGCAACCGCTCGTTTGGAAAGAATGATTATTTATAGTTTTATGAAAAGTCAGGGAAAACTTGCCTTTATCTGTGTTATTACTAATTTATAAAGGCCGGCTGGTTATGTTCGCACCTGTATGCCTCTGAAACTGATATGAAATTCGAACCTtgaattttgtacattttgaaATCGCCATAATGATCATTCCACTCCATTTCTAGAAAGGAATTTTCTCGTCCACGAATAATGCTGTTTCTTTCCCATGGCTTGTACAGATATTAACGTTGTAATGATTTTTGTTCCTAAAAGGCTAACAATTTTTCTGGTGAATTCGTCATAAGATAAGTCGTGCCTTCTTAAGCATTTTCGTTTGGATGTGGTAATTTCCGTGGAAAGCCATTTCCGTTCGCTGTCGCATCGAAAATTGAACAATTAAGGACGAGGAAAGACAAGGGCGGACTGTTCACGACTTCTATCACGGGTATCAGTGCGACATTTTGTTAACCAAACAATCTTTGTGTATATTGTAGGCAAAATTCTACAAAAACGTAGTAAATTAACTGGCAGGACTTCAGTTTACGCAGGTTTACGTTCACACTTTGTAATTATATACATGAGTTGTGacaatattttcttttgatCTGCCAGCTTGAAGCAAATGTTCTTTTATGATATCAAGTTGAGCTTATTCCAGGTAGTTTATATTTCTTCTTTGAAAACAACTAATGAAGTGAAGTGTTGCATGGAATGAGATCTCATGTTCATTTACTGAAGATCAAACGCAGAACCGCATGTCTTTTTCAGAGTTCTGCATGTTTGCGTTGCTGTTCAGTTCAATTATCCTCATCAAGAGCTCGCAATTAAATTTTCCCAGAACGAGAACAAGTACTTTTAAAAAGGAAGTGCCAGCAAGCAACATTTCAAGGCAGTGATCctctttttcaagtttgttcTTGAAAATTTCATGCCCCGTGTTTCCAACCCCTTGAACATCAGTTGTTATAGTTTAAAAACACAAGTTTACTGGAATTGTCTTGTCAAGTGTAGGATGCCAAACATTATTTGACATGTGGGAACTTATTACAGCCCTCTTTTTCATCATTCTCATTTTTACAATGACTGGTTTAAGTTTATATACTTGGAATACATGTTTCACACAATTCATACAAACTGCACATATTTTAGTTACTTTGTTAGTGATGCCTCAAGTAGTTTCTGCCTAGTTATGTAAATTTCTACAGAATATTGTAAGTCTTTTCGGTTTATTGATGATGCATCTGGGTCTTTCATTGTCACCTTACAATGATGATCTTGCACATTACAAGCCTGTAAATAACTTTTTTCTATCAGTGTGTCATAtctcaggccagggacaaggtttgacctgacatgcagtcAGTTTGGTTAGACAAAAAGGAGGAGATAATAGACTTGAGATGCTTTTTTGAAATAGAGTGACACTTGAGAAGTGTCCTCTCAATGATTATTTAATGAAGACTATGCGACTTttgtatgaatattggcaggagtagcgTGTTTACGTTTAACGTAGAAGTGATATGTGAGCTGTAAgtgaaaagaaatcaaaaggCATTATAGCCATTATATCAGAAGTCCACTGTCCACTGCTGacattaggcctaaaaacttttgtttaggcctaattaggccttaGGTTAGCTTTAATGAATATTTAGGATACTTCCtgtattggcaagcaatgacctgtgacttgtggcctgtgacttgtgttttttacctgccccaaactgatctagctCGAAACAATTGAGCTAGGTTGAAGcaagttgatctagtttgaaaacaaaaattgagataggttgagacaaattgatcTGGTTTGAAAAATGTAAACTattgtttaaaaatagaataacctaaaactaataattattttgacctGTAAGAAATTATACATGGTGGATGCAATTGAATAAGCACTAAAACAGTCATATGAACATTTCTGTCAAAACACAATCTTGGTAACACTAGAAACCTGAAGAACAAGGGAGTGCATTTACCTCTTAGAAATAATGTCCAAGATGAATGGACTGAAGATTGAGTCCATATTATTGTTTGGGCGAATTGTGTTTACCTTTGTGTGTAGTTTGTCTTTGTGAAAAATTTCACACCCTGGTTTTCATGTGACATTTTTATAGCAATGATATACCATTGTATGTCCTTGTTGCAGATCTACCAGCAAAGATGGGCATCTCTGCTAGTATAGCACATTCCTCAAGAAAGTACCGCACCAATGAAGAGTTGCCACCTTCTCAAAGGTCTCGACACTCTGTTATTGAGGCCAAAGAGGAAAATGAAGATGACTTGGCCAGTGTTACAAGTTTCAGACCATCAAGCCCTTTTGCCCATCAAGATGCAAGGGCGTTTACTTTGGATCCAGCAAATGCAAGACTGCAAGAACCAAGGCAGATTCACAGGCGTACTCACAGTAGAAATTTTGACCAGACCAATTCCACTGGTAAAAGGCGAAGTTATCAAGGGAGTCTGGAAGGGGTACCTAGAAAAAATGGAAATGGTTCCTATTCAACTTACAGCTTATCAAGAGTACCAGGTCCAGGAGCACTGGTTTCTCAAAGTACTCCCAGTCTGTACACACCTGTAAGAACCATGCAAGACGTCAGACAATATTTGATGAGTAACCCAGATTTATTGGCTGGTAAAAAGAACAGAGCCATGAGGCACCCTGATGAAAGCGATCTATATGGGTTGACAAACAATCGTAAGCAGATGAAAACTAAGCAAAGTGTTTACATGGAACTTATCAATCCTCCCATTATATATGCTATGGGTGCAAGGCCAGATGGTCGACAAATGAAAGTCGATCAAAAGTTGTATCTCAACCTTGTTTACCCAACTATGCAAGTGAAACAGTTTCAGAACCAGGCTATAAGGTCCCGTCCTCCATTAAAACCGGACAGTATGGTTGTTGTTAGGAAAGATGGTGATTCGCAACAGCGAAAAGGCCACATTAGAAGGCCCACCTCTCAGATGATAGTGTCAAGACATCATGAAGCACCTGCTGTGCAGGGTTATCTTGAACCTCCCCAACGAGAAGGAGCAATATCTGCTGCTTCACATAGGAGCACAGGACATCCACAAAGCTCAAGGAGGAGAAATGTAAGAAGCCCAAGTAATGAGTATACTGATTTTCCACAAATTGTTCATGAGCCACTCTCGAGTCGATCTGTAAAAAGTGAGAGGCAATCACCCCGGATGAACGGTTTTGTCAAACAGGAGCATTCACCAAGAAAGACTGTAACTCATTTCAGAGATAAGGAGAATGGTGATGTTGTCTTCACCTTCAATGTGGATGACCttaatctgaagaaaaaaaccaGTGTGGAATCTGAAAAAGTGGTGCCATTGCGCTTCAGGAAGTCTATGACCTACAGCCCAAGCTATGAATATAGAGCTTGATGTCCAATAATTCAAGCTCTTTGCAGGGAGGCATACATGTTGCAGCAACACTCTACCACGTTATGTGCAAGTAAAAAGGTGACGAGATGGACTTGGCAAAATGTCCTTTCAATGCAAGAACCCAGCCTTACCGTGACATTACTATGTCCACTATACACATTTTGATTCAGCTGTGACTGGGCTGGCTACATTGATCATTCAAGAGATTGTACAAGTTACTCCTTGCTGAGGAATGCACTTATGTCTAGAAATGCATGTAATTGGATGGATACTCAGTTTCGATAAAAGCCCAAAAGTCTCAGTGTTTATAAATCTCCTTTTTTAACATTGGAGTTATAGCATTCATGTTGGTATCTTTGTCTAGATGAGATTTTACTCTTATGACTTTTATTGTCCATatatttcttgccagaagtgatggtgaagttaacAAGAGGATTGAGCAGACACCACATGACACTTGTTAAAATCAGCATGCTTCTAATTCTGGAcatagagcagtttttaaatgacgATTGAGCCAAAGTcattactccaaccaatcacacaatgaaccaatcagaattcctaacaATTACCTTTACATggctcatcatcatcatcaaaccaattttgatctGGGTTTATCTCCGTAAACGGGGGTGGCTGGATTTACCCCAGCCACAATCTCTTTAACTCCCATTCTCCATCTTGTTCGACGAatggcgtcctttttctccaaaccaacgctcttgctctccttctccacttgcatcttccacaTCTTCTTTGGTCATCCTGGCTTCCTCTTGCCCCTCACCTCAAACTCCAACGCTTTTCTCAGAACATGGccatcatccctcctcaacaCATGCCCGTACCAACTCACTGCATTCGCCTTTGCCATCTGAACATCTGTTTCCTTGAATCCTAACAACTCCATCAGGTCctttgttctctttttctccatcagTTTTGCACCACAGATTGCTCTCACCATTGTTATCTCAGTTCTTCTTAAAAttgccatctcattttccctcaaacacCATGTCTCACTAGCTCCCATATAACATCACCGATCTTACACAACTCCAATAAACCATTCCTTTCAGCTTCAGCGCAAAACTTTTTGAGTTCAGCAACTCCCCGCATTCCCTGAACTTCACCCAGCGAAGGTGCAATAttattggttttgcttctcattgattgaaaaactgGTGTGAGATTTTTAGGCCAGTCACTagttacttttgacagtcatttgaaaactgttctttCTCAAGGATTGAGTGAGACTTACAGATGTGTGtagcaaaacaagaaaataacttcaaattacTTTTTTACATTTATGCTACATATTATGGGACCAAGACTTTAGTTGTTTGTTATCCATGATTCAAGTGAGACAAGTTGGTGACAGGCCCAGGTATTATTTTATTATGAGGTGATTTGTTTCCTCTCTCTCAGTTGTCCCTGGattaaataataacaataattattattattgtgattattTGTTCATGCCAGACCATGGAAGATTCACTTAATGATCAGATCTGTTCAGTCAGCAGtatgcttgttttgttttctattggCCGTGATGATTTCTTGGTAGTCTTACTTTTTTGTATGCAGAGAAATTTGTTTAAGTCACTCACAtgaaatcaaaggaaataagaTTTTTATTGTATCAACCTACTAATTTTATACATTGTTAAAAGCCCTAAACCAGGAACTTATTTAATGAGTGATTTTGCAGCAagtgttgtaaaaaaaaataatataataaaaagcTAAAGTGTGAAGGACAGAAAAGTTGTAATGTGTAACAATTTGTCTCCTTTTGCATCAGACTCGCTTTCAAATTCCCaatgaagacaaaatttaagGCTGTCAGACCAGTTTACTATTTAGTTAAAGTTAAGCTATTGCTGTATTTCACTTCATCTGCAATAAAATTGTTAGGCAACCTAGATTAATGTGCCAGGGGTTAAATGAGCTGGAAAAGAGATTGGAATGGAGTAATTATTTTATCAGACCTTTGAGGCCATGATCATTTCAATCAATCATGGCACATTGTTCTGTTCCTGAACTTCCTTCCAAGTGTAAAATAATAGAAAAGCTTGGAGAGCAAGGTGAGAAAGGGTCTTATTCAAAAGTCAATTGAAATGTTAACTGTCACTCCAAATGCTATAGACATCTTTTTCTCTGGTGTTTACATAAGGAGGCTGAAAAAATTGAATGTACAATTAATCCGACATGTACTTTTATCTGAAGGTATATCTCTTTTGTACGAAAGTTGTAGACActcttaaccctttaagccctaaggggttccccattgacgagtaaatcgtttgacgttagacagagtaaaagctataagtgccatttggcactcatacctggcttaaagggttaacggggacataggttttggcttttcatgttgttaaccctttaagccctaaggggttccccattgacaagtaaaatcgtctggcgttagacagtaaaatctataagtgccatttggcactcatagggcttaaagggttaaccctttcctgcccatgagtgccaattggcacttatatagattttactctgtctaatgccagatgattttactcgtcaatggggaacccctaacaaaaacatgccaaCTGGTTGTCATGTTCTCGATGGCACAACAAAGATTAACAACACCAATTCACTTGAATCATTTATTACTTGAAACAGGTCTGGGTGTGGTAAGGGAGGAAAAGAGGTCTTTCTCTGCTCTGTGCCCTCACAAAGAAGCTGCTCTGGGGCAGTATTCTCCCTTTCTATCAGCACAGCAGgtaaagagtttttcaaactgataGACCTAATTTCATATCTTTTCTATTATAGTAATTATGgatgaaataaagttgttgttgttgtttagtcCATCAAACAGTTTTCCCCTGACTTGTTAATGAATACAAAGATGTGTTGAATTTTTAACAATTCCAGGCAATTTCAAGTGGTAATAAGTGTAGTTAGAGATGGTAAATTCTACCAGTTACCACCtaaaaaggagaacactgctcTAGGGTATGAAGTAACTGTGCTTTCTTAATAACAGTAAAAACACCTTTTTCAGACAGAAATATTAAGTTTTAGACTTATATTAATTTTCAGACTTAtattaaaggggctaggtcatgctgttttaataaataattattaataattattttgttttattttgttagttatgagctctaaacatCAAATTGAcagagcaagagtctttcatttccagaatcacggccacataacaactgagaatgattttccagctgtttaaatgtcattttgatataaactgatataaatttgaaaaacgatgggctgacatttttcaaatttacccaaatgcaatccatttcaatcctcccaagttttgtccatccttgtcccttcttagctttccagtgttttgtttgagttcttctatagttttgagccgttatattttgttatttcagttaattctatgaccacttgatcaatgctgaaattgcctaaaattgcgtgatcTAGCCCCTTTAAGTTTCAGAAAGAATAACAAGACTGGCTCTGAGACATAACTGACAATAAAGTTCAAAACTGCGGTCTCAATTACCGTACATAGTTTTACTTATGTACTTTAGTTAGGTAGAAACACACACATCCTTCCTTTTGTGTGGTGAACTGCTGCCTAGCCTGCACAACAGTCATAGCTAGGGGCCACAAGCTTCAATAGGTACCGTCCTTTTATGCAGGTTAACTGCTGCATTTTTCACTTTGTGCATCTTTGAAGGTGGACAGTAGAAGGTTCTTACATCTGAAGAAGAGGAATATTATCATAGACTTTTCCAAGGTCTGTATCTTCAGTCTCACTCTGAGCAATGGCTTCAGGTGAAGATGACTGATCATCCTTTGCAGATGTTGCAATATTTGGGCCAACATGGTCAGCACATGTTTCAAATTCACTCCCATAGTCAAGTTTCCCATTCATACAATCAAACACATTATGCAGTTCACACCCAAAGTTCACCTTAACAAAGTCACACACATCATTTAAAGCCTTCTGTAGCCTTCTATTTTCTCTGTTACAGTCCTCCAAGTTCTGACTTAAAGTAAGCACTTGCATCTGCAAATCCCTCACTTGCCCTTCTAGTTCTTGTGCAGTTGTTttctcatctttggaaacagcgcCACAATCAGATATTGAACTTGTCGAGGAGACAGAGAAGTTCTCAGCAGATATTACCAAACTACTAGATTGTGAGTGCTCA
Protein-coding sequences here:
- the LOC136913490 gene encoding uncharacterized protein — encoded protein: MGISASIAHSSRKYRTNEELPPSQRSRHSVIEAKEENEDDLASVTSFRPSSPFAHQDARAFTLDPANARLQEPRQIHRRTHSRNFDQTNSTGKRRSYQGSLEGVPRKNGNGSYSTYSLSRVPGPGALVSQSTPSLYTPVRTMQDVRQYLMSNPDLLAGKKNRAMRHPDESDLYGLTNNRKQMKTKQSVYMELINPPIIYAMGARPDGRQMKVDQKLYLNLVYPTMQVKQFQNQAIRSRPPLKPDSMVVVRKDGDSQQRKGHIRRPTSQMIVSRHHEAPAVQGYLEPPQREGAISAASHRSTGHPQSSRRRNVRSPSNEYTDFPQIVHEPLSSRSVKSERQSPRMNGFVKQEHSPRKTVTHFRDKENGDVVFTFNVDDLNLKKKTSVESEKVVPLRFRKSMTYSPSYEYRA
- the LOC136913494 gene encoding nuclear receptor-binding factor 2-like isoform X1, translating into MDSPINWAHQQERQAEALVSHRKFAEAIVCHRKALEFLQEAMKMTEVKEALISLQLQCNNHCRQERILKEKWKLWEIEQEKQIHEQQKMLQLRQNQEITEKQNSLLNVDTGRDVVDNKRGIEHSQSSSLVISAENFSVSSTSSISDCGAVSKDEKTTAQELEGQVRDLQMQVLTLSQNLEDCNRENRRLQKALNDVCDFVKVNFGCELHNVFDCMNGKLDYGSEFETCADHVGPNIATSAKDDQSSSPEAIAQSETEDTDLGKVYDNIPLLQM
- the LOC136913494 gene encoding nuclear receptor-binding factor 2-like isoform X2 — encoded protein: MKMTEVKEALISLQLQCNNHCRQERILKEKWKLWEIEQEKQIHEQQKMLQLRQNQEITEKQNSLLNVDTGRDVVDNKRGIEHSQSSSLVISAENFSVSSTSSISDCGAVSKDEKTTAQELEGQVRDLQMQVLTLSQNLEDCNRENRRLQKALNDVCDFVKVNFGCELHNVFDCMNGKLDYGSEFETCADHVGPNIATSAKDDQSSSPEAIAQSETEDTDLGKVYDNIPLLQM